AAGGAAAGATTTTGCAGATTATTTATCCTTTCTTTCCAAAGGGGAATGGGCATAGTGTCCATAGAGTCTCAAAAGATATGGACTTATACACACCTCTTGTCTTATTATAAAAATTTTTATATAATTTTTAAAAATGGAAGCAACCTACAAAGGGTATATTAGGGCTATTCATGGCCATATTATTGAAGCTTTCTTTCCAGAGAATATACCTCCTATTCGCTCTATATTATTTCATAAAAATGAAAAAACAGAACATCTCTTTGAAGTAGAGACTCATTTAGATCATCAAAGGGTGCTTGCTTTATCCCTTGGACATACAGAGGGATTGAAAAGAGGCCTACCCCTCTATACTTACAATAATCCCCTTTTATTCCCTGTGGGTGAAAGCCTTCTTGGAAGGGTCTTAAATTTTAAAGGAGACCCTCTTGATGGTAAGGCCCCTTTAAAGGAGGTCTCTTATATATCTATTTATAAACCTCAACAAGATTATTTTGAAAGTATAGCTATAAAAGGAATTATGGAAATTGGGATAAAGATTATTGATCTTCTCTCCCCTTTTCCTCAAGGTGGGAAAGTAGGTCTATTTGGTGGAGCAGGCGTTGGGAAAACTGTTCTTCTCATGGAATTTATCTATAAAATAGCCAGATACTACCAGGGGGTTTCGGTCTTTTGTGGAGTTGGGGAGAGAATGAGGGAGGGCCATGAACTTATTGTTGAAATGGATAATCTTGGAGTCCTTGACAAATCAGTGATCATTCTTGGGCAGATGCAAGAGGCCCCGGGGATACGCTTTCGCACTCCTCTTTCTGCAATAACTGTTGCAGAATACTTCAGAGATTCTGGAAGAGATGTCCTCTTCATAGTAGATAATATTTACCGATTTGTGCAGGCAGGCTGTGAGGTCTCAATGCTCCTTGGAAGGTTCCCCTCAAGAGTTGGATATCAACCTACTTTGGCTTTAGAGATGGCAGAAATTCAAGATCGTTTAATTTCAACTGAGAAAGGAAATATAACCTCTGTTCAGGCCATCTATGTCCCAGCAGACGATATAACCGATCCAGGGTGTGCAAGCGTTTTTCCTTACTTAGATACTGTAGTTATGCTCTCAAGAAGTATGGCTTCTCAGGGGCTCTATCCAGCAGTAGATCCCTTAGGATCTTCATCGAAGCTTTTGAATCCTGAGATTATAGGAGAAAGGCATTATCAAATAGCTTTGGAGGTTAGAGAACATTTTGCCCGCTACAGAGAGCTTAAGGATATAATTGCCCTCATGGGAATTGAGGAACTCTCCCATCAAGATAGGTTAATTGTAAAAAGAGCCAGAAGGTTAGAGAGATTTTTAACTCAACCATTTTTTACTATGGAGGAATTTACAGGAAGGTCCGGGGTGCATGTGCCTTTAGAGGAGACCCTCAAGGGCTGTGAAATCATTCTTTCAGGAAAAATGGACAAATTTCCAGAAGAGGCCTTTTATATGCGTGGTGGTATAGAGGAAATCCTATGAGGACCTTTAAGTTACAAATTATTACCCTTAAGGGCAGAGAGGAAAAAGAGATTATCCATCTTAAACTCAGGGATGAAAGCGGATTTTTTGGAATAATGGCTGGACATATTGATTTTTTGACCATTGTTGAACCTGGCATAGGAGAGTATCTTGACCATAAAAATCAAAAATTTTTTATAGCAACTGATAGTGGCTTTTTCTTTTTTCGTTCTGGGATAGCCACTCTCGCAGTATATGAATTTTTTGAGGGTACCTCTCCTGAAGAGCTCTCAGCCCTTATTGCTGAACAGATTAGAAAAAGAAAAATTGCCGAAGCTCGTTACAGAAAACTGATAACAGAAATCGAAGAGACCTTTATTAAAAGAGCCCTTGAAATTTATAGAATCTAAAGTATGCCTGAAAAACTGGAAGATCTTTTGAAAAGAGTTGAAAAATCTAAAAAACAAAGGAAAAAAGAGCTAAATTTTTGGCATTTTCTTTACAAATTTAGCTTTATTGGGCTTTTAGTGCTTTTACCTCTCCTTAGTTCCGCCTTTTTGGGAAATCTGTTTATCAAAAAATATTCACTACCTTCTTATTTTTTCCTTTTCTTTATCCTTGCGGGGCTCCTCTTAAGCTTTTACAACCTATGGTATCTTTTCTGGAGGAAAAAAAGTGATTAAAAGCTGGGGAATTTTTCCAGAGGAGCTTATTATTGGTCCTGTAGAAATAAGAGATACTGTTTTAATAACTTGGTCTGTAATGTTTATTCTTATAGGGTTTTCTGTCCTTTTAAGAAGAAAACTCTCCCTTTATCAACCCAGCCGATGGCAATTACTTTTAGAGGCTTTGAT
This window of the Caldimicrobium thiodismutans genome carries:
- the atpD gene encoding F0F1 ATP synthase subunit beta, which gives rise to MEATYKGYIRAIHGHIIEAFFPENIPPIRSILFHKNEKTEHLFEVETHLDHQRVLALSLGHTEGLKRGLPLYTYNNPLLFPVGESLLGRVLNFKGDPLDGKAPLKEVSYISIYKPQQDYFESIAIKGIMEIGIKIIDLLSPFPQGGKVGLFGGAGVGKTVLLMEFIYKIARYYQGVSVFCGVGERMREGHELIVEMDNLGVLDKSVIILGQMQEAPGIRFRTPLSAITVAEYFRDSGRDVLFIVDNIYRFVQAGCEVSMLLGRFPSRVGYQPTLALEMAEIQDRLISTEKGNITSVQAIYVPADDITDPGCASVFPYLDTVVMLSRSMASQGLYPAVDPLGSSSKLLNPEIIGERHYQIALEVREHFARYRELKDIIALMGIEELSHQDRLIVKRARRLERFLTQPFFTMEEFTGRSGVHVPLEETLKGCEIILSGKMDKFPEEAFYMRGGIEEIL
- a CDS encoding AtpZ/AtpI family protein, which codes for MPEKLEDLLKRVEKSKKQRKKELNFWHFLYKFSFIGLLVLLPLLSSAFLGNLFIKKYSLPSYFFLFFILAGLLLSFYNLWYLFWRKKSD